The Metabacillus schmidteae nucleotide sequence GGGGGGAATGGATAATATTTTAGATAAACTTGCTACAACAACTGCTCCGACTTATGTAGGTGGAGAACCGTTGGAATCAGGTATTCTTCTTTCACCACTCGGAACCTTTAGTTTAAGTGCACTTATCTCTATTTTTATTTCTAATTCTTTAGGTTCTCCTGCTTCTCCTCATTGGGTTGGCCGGATGTTGGCACCTAAGAATACAAAAGTAGCTATTCTACAAGTGATGGGTACAATTGGTGTATTAATTTTTATTATGGGTCCTTTAATTATTATGGGTCTGGGAGCAAAAACTTTATTACCAAGTATTCCTGAAGGGAAAACAACAGATTACATTGTACCGTTAATTATTCAAGATTATGCACATCCATTAGTTGGAGCGATGACCCTGGTTGCTCTTTGCGGTGCTGCTGTTTCGACGGCCAATTCAATGTTGTTAACGGCTGGTACTACGCTTTACTATGATGTGTATTTAAGCATCTTCAAGAAAACAAAAATTGATGACAAAACATTTAATAAACGTCTAAGAATGATTATTCTTGTTATGGGACTTATCGCGGTAATTAGTGCAATTAATCCACCTTGGTTTTTAGCGATGGGATTTGTTTATGTGTACGGAGGTTTTGGAGCTGCCTTTTTCCTGGTTGTCTTTTTAGGGTTATATTGGAAGCGAATGAATGCTGCAGGAGGGTATGCGGGAATCATTATCGGTTCTATCACCTATGTCGTTTCAAAGGCAATGGGTGCCACCAATCCATTCTTAATCGCTGCTGTTATCTCTTTAGCAGGAGTTTTGATTGCTGTTTTTGCTACTAAAAAACCACCTATTGAGGCATATGAACCTTATTTTAATGCTAATATTAGCGAATCAACCAAAAAAGTAATCCATAGAGTAAGAGAAAGAGATAGTAGTGTAGAAGAAAGTGATAGTAACACAAAAATTTCGTGAATAAATGAAGGATTAAGGACTTAACTTGTCCTTAATCCTTTTTTACATGATCGGTAAAACATGGAAACAGAAACTCTCCTATAAAAATAATAAGAGTTAAGGTAACACTCGTTAAAAAAATACCTAATTCAGCTTAAAGCAGTATGTTTTGATTCTCAGGTAATAATTGTTAAAATAATGTTATCTTGATTATGGAGGATAAAAAATGGTGAATGTCTCTGATATACGGAAACCTAATTTCGAAGTATCCCCGCAATTTATCAATCGCTGGTCTCCTAGATCTTTTTTAGAAAGGGAAATTCCCGAGGATGTCTTATTCAGCCTTTTCGAGGCAGCACGTTGGGCTCCATCTGCTTCAAATATACAGCCTTGGAGGTTTATTATAGCTCGTACAAAGGAAGATCTTGAAAAATTCCACTCCTTTATTTTGCCTGGAAACCTTGTTTGGTGTCAAAAAGCGCCAGTACTAGCCGTTATTGCTTCACAAAAAACAACTGAACGCGGATTTAATTCCTGGCATGCTTTTGATTCAGGAACTGCTTGGGGACATCTATCCTTAGAAGCGAATGCAAAAGGTCTAATAACACATGCTATGGGCGGATTTGATAAAGAAAAAGCTCGAGAAGTTTTAAATGTACCGGAGGATATTGACTTACACGCTGTTATTGCTATTGGATATCAAGGTGAGAAAGATGCACTACCAGAGAATCTTCAGGAACGTGAGCAGCCAAGCGGTCGCCGTCCGTTGGAGGAGTTGCTTTTTGAAGGCGTTTTTAAAAATACAGAAAATGCATAATAAAGGTGAAAAACTACTTTTCTGTTAACAAGGAAAGTAGTTTTCTTTTATACAAAATTAATTAGAAAATTAAAATTGGTGTCATTCCTCAGAATTCCCAACAAAAGCCTCTGGAATCATTGTAAAGCCTTCAATCACAGTATCTTCTTCCACTTCAATCATAAGGTAGCGTTTGCCGCTTAATTGAACTTGTTTTACATATCTTAAATCTTGGGGACTAATAGAGATATTTGCTATTTTTGTATTGATTTTAATTGATTTTGATGTAAATTTTGGCAGAATGCTATTTGCTTTTATCTCATATTTGTCATCATCAATTATTTTTTTAAAGGAGGATTCTACCTTTTCTGTATTTACATCTTCAAGGCCGCTCATCTTCAGTACACGTGCAACATCAATTGAATCTAATTTTGGTTGTTCTTCCTCTTCATTTTCTACAATGATACGGTTAATTTCTTCATATACATTGGAGAGAGTGGATGTATTTAATTGATCTCCAGTAACATCTTTAATAATTTCCTCAAAAACGATTTTATCATCTTTTGCAGTCATCGTTTCCTCGCCATTTAACACGTCCTCAATGAATTGGTGGTCAGGTTCATGCACCCTTCCTGAAGAATACAATATGTGGTTAACATCTGCTGCATGATCAGTAAAACAAGGGAATAGAAAACCGCCCATAGGTGCATTCAGGTTAATAATTGGATCAACAACGAAATTGTACTTGAACTCTCTTTCAACATAGTCAAAAAGGAGTTCTTTTTTGGGCTCTTGCGTATTATTGATACTGCATAGAATAAAGGGATGGGAGTATACGGTATCCCGTTCACTTTCCTCTGCTTCTTCATTGCGGCGTTTTGTTGGCTTTAAATATTCTCCGCGGATGAAGGTGATTACTATATCCATCTCATATTGTCGGGTGAGGAGCATCTTTTCTACAATCTGAAGCATTTGCTCTTTCCAGCCTTCCACATCATGACTGAGTAATCCTTGATGCAAAATAAGCTGGCTGCTATTGGTTGCATCTCTTTGAAACTTTAATTCAAAGAGCTTTTCGTCCAAATTGCCGGCAAGTAACTTTTTGAAATTACTCATAAATAACTCTTTTTGATCATCGTCAAGCATTTCAAATGGTTGGCTTTGATGATGATAAATTTCACTTGATTCCTTCATAATATAAACATTAAAAATATCAGAGATTTTAAGTAGATCATTATTTAATTTGAATTGTTTTCGAATAGTTGCGATATCTTTTTTATTCATGATTGGTTACACTCCCAGGTCACTCTACTTTTCATCATTCCTTTATTTTATCATATTTGTTTTATAGATATTAGGTCTGAAGGTGTAAGGGGGACATCGGATGACTTTTCACCAAATTTTCATAAAGGAACGTTATAATAAGCTTTAGTTAGGTCAAAGTTTATAGAGTGGCTAATTTGCTAAAATCATGACTAAATGAAATGCGAGACAGGAGTGTCATTATTGCCGAGAGTACAAAATATTGTTGCATTGCTTTTGGTTGCAGGCGGTTTTTGGTATTTTTATGGAGAGACCTTTAATCAGGTTGGTATACAAGGGGTAGTGGAAGAAGTTCGTACAGATATTACAGAGATAAAGGAAAATCCTGAAGTGATCTCTGCCATAAATAAAATGAGTAATGAAATCCAGCGGTTGTTTGGTGAGCTAATTCAATCTTTACCTGAAAAAGAAGTGGAAAATCAACAGGTTATAGATCCTCCAAAGCTGGAAGCACCTTCTGAACAGTCGTTTTCTGTTTATAATGTGGAAATTGGTGACACGAAGGAACAGGTTGAACAGCAAGTAGGTACAGCAAAACGGTCATCCTTAAATGAGTATGGGGTTGATTGGGTTGCTTATCATGAAAATTACCAAAGCTTTTTCATGGTTGCTTATGATAATGAAAATAAGGTGGCTGGCTTATATACAAACCAGGATTTAGTCACAACGAAAATGGGGATTTCCTTCACAAGTTCTAGGGATGAGGTTCTAACCAAAATGAATGAACCACTTACGAGTGTTCAAAAGGGATTTGTATCTTACCAAGTTCAAAACAATGAGGAATACGATATATTCCAAATGGATCAAAACTATGTGACCATCTTTTATGATAAACATGAAGAAGAGACTGTGACAGCAATTCAAATTATCAGTGAGGAGCTTGAAAAACAAAGAGAAAATTTCTATCCTGTGCCAAGTGCACAATTAAAGGAAGGTTTTGAATACCAGTTGTTTGATCTGACGAATGCTGCCAGAGTAACCCATGGCCTATCTGTACTGAATTGGGAGGAACCGGTGCGGGAAACTGCTCGTGACCACAGCCAGGATATGGCGGATAACAACTACTTTAGTCATACCAATCTTAACGGTCAATCACCATTTGATCGAATGACTGAAGACAATATTTCGTACCGAATGGCCGGGGAAAACCTCGCTACAGGACAAATAAGCAGTATCTTCGCACATGAAGGCTTAATGAATTCACTAGGTCATCGGAAAAATATATTGCAAACAGATTTTGAAGGACTTGGTGTTGGTGTAGCTTTCAGTGCTGACTCACGTCCTTATTACACGGAAAACTTTTTAACTAAGTGATTTGGATTCTTAAGCAGAGTGGAAAAGAGGAATTGAACGATTACCCAAGTAACAGTCAATTTAGGGCTCTTATTTGGGTTTTTCTATTTTACTTTGTAAGAAAGTATATCGTTAAAAAGAAGTGTGTATTTTACATGAATTAGGAAAGGTTTATCAATGCTGTATTTAAATTGACTCTGGGTCTTCATTCTTGTTATGGAAGACAAAACGTCATTAGATATAGCAGTCTATGTCCTTCGTTCCTGTAATGAAAGACAAAAGGTTATTAAATCATGCTGACTGTGTTCTTCATTCCTGTAATAAAAGACAAAAGGTTATTAAATCATGCTGATAGTGTTCTTCATTCCTGTAATGAAAGACAAAAGGTTATTAAATCATGCTGACTGTGTTCTTCATTCCTGTAATGAAAGACAAAAGGTTATTAAATCATGCTGATAGTGTTCTTCGTTCCTGTAATGAAAGACAAAAGGTTATTAAATCATGCTGACTGTGTTCTTCATTCCAGTAATGAAAGACAAAAGGTTATTAAATCATGCTGATAGTGTCCTTCATTCCTGTAATGAAAGACAAAAGGTTATTAAATCATGCTGACTGTGTTCTTCATTCCTGTAATGAAAGACAAAAGGTTATTAAATCATGCTGATAGTGTCCTTCATTCCTGTTATAAAAGACAAATTGCTACTGAATTTTGCAGACAATGTCCTTGATTCCCGTTAAAAAATTCAAAATCGCAATAAAATGTTGCTTATATGAAGAACAATCACTTACAGCTTAACTTGAGATAAAGAATTTTTAAAATGTACCAATAGAGATACGCGATTTATGGTGTAATAGACCCTTTGCTTTGGATAAAACTAATTATGGACTTAAATTTAGTTAACGTAGAAGGTAATAAATCTTTGAAAGGTTAATGAAACGCTTAGCAGCTTTTTCAATTAACCTCTCTTCTTTTTTGAGTCGTGTTCATTAAAGCTTTACAGGCAGTTTTACTATAAATGTAGTTTGACCCTTACGAGACTCGACTTCAATTTTTCCATGATGTTTCTCTACTATATCCTTCACTATATAAAGTCCCTGTCCTCTAATTTTTTGTTCTGCATTTTTCGATTTCGTTGAGTATCCTGGGACGAAAATCTTCTCTTTTCTTTCTGTTGAGATTGCAGGGCCTGTGTTTGTTACCTGTAATACATAACTTTCGTTGTTGTCTTCGCAGAAAATGTCAATTTTCCGCAGGTCATGTGGAAGCTCACATGTTGCATCAATTGCATTATCAATCAAATTAGATAAAATTTTAACCAGATCAATAGATTGGATGGAATCAAAAGGTGAGCTTGAGTTATGAAATTGAATATCTATATTATGATACTGTGCTTTAAGATATTTTGTTTGGAATAAAACGGATAATGCTGGATTTTTAGTGTTACTTGGGAGTTGATAGATGGCGTGTGCTTCTTCACGCATAAGGTTTGAATATTCCAGAGCTTCCTGCTGCTTTCCAAGCTTAAGCAACCCGTTTAAAACTTGAATATGGTTGGCGAAATCATGACGCAATGAACGAACAGACTGTATTAATGAATGAATTTCAACATGATATGTTTCTTCTGTTTCTCCGATTTGGCTCTTTAATTCACGTTTGTACCAATTCTGCACAATGAAAAAGATTATTAACAATAAAATAACCAATAGACCACTTATGATAAAGTTTGGTTTACTGTTTTCAATAACTGTAGCACCAATACGATCGAGTGTTGTTGTTTCAATATCTATACTTAAAAAACCGATAGTCTCTCCCTGTTTGTTATGGATCGGAACACCAGCGGATAAATACTCACCATAGTGTGGATCATTAATTTTGCCTGTAACATATGGCTTGTTCGCAAAGGCTTGTTGAACTTGATCGAGTGGAACCAGACAGTCCATACCAATCGTATAGTAATGTTTATTATCTCTGGGAAAACCCGCAATCATTACTTTGGGTTTAGACTTTGCATCTTGAAAAGATAGTGTATAAACATGTAAAGCTGCCGTATGTTTTTGAGCTTCATATAGTGATTGTCTAATTTTCCAGTAATCCTCAGTTCTTTCAGGTTTTTTGAGGAAACGCTCATAGGCATCTATATCAATTGTTTTGGCGATTGAAGCAGCCATTACTTGAGCGTTATTCGCTACAGATATTTCTGCTGCCTTTTTAGCTGTAAAGTAAGAAACCAATATATTTAACGTAATTAAACAAAGAAGAGTAATAATCGAAAGGATGATAATGAATTTTATCTTTTTGCTCTTTTTAATGATTGTATACTCCTTTCAAGTATTCTTTAGAGAAAAAATATGAATCTAATATAATAGCTAACTAGAGAATTCTACCGGATAATTGTTGTACTTACAATAGAGAGTGTTAGTTTGTAAAAATTGGTCAGTGTAGTCTGAAGAGTATAGGATTGAGGACTATAGATGCTATTTATTGGCTTTGAGGTATTTG carries:
- a CDS encoding sodium:solute symporter family protein, which codes for MMYLIVLSFYLLFIVWSSIKSLKNTESISDFTTGGHRMGLLIGIGTTTATWVSVASVLGVPGYLYSSGVAAIIGWVAGWCLGGALIPLVAYKIRRPETPVRTFPEYIHLRYEPHKKNSPLRMIVGILMTIGYFLLVHIQVNGFGIVFASITGIDYKIAIFAFLIFLIFTSIGGFWSVAATDTLNTVLIVIGMILGSGAVLVATGGMDNILDKLATTTAPTYVGGEPLESGILLSPLGTFSLSALISIFISNSLGSPASPHWVGRMLAPKNTKVAILQVMGTIGVLIFIMGPLIIMGLGAKTLLPSIPEGKTTDYIVPLIIQDYAHPLVGAMTLVALCGAAVSTANSMLLTAGTTLYYDVYLSIFKKTKIDDKTFNKRLRMIILVMGLIAVISAINPPWFLAMGFVYVYGGFGAAFFLVVFLGLYWKRMNAAGGYAGIIIGSITYVVSKAMGATNPFLIAAVISLAGVLIAVFATKKPPIEAYEPYFNANISESTKKVIHRVRERDSSVEESDSNTKIS
- a CDS encoding sensor histidine kinase; the protein is MVSYFTAKKAAEISVANNAQVMAASIAKTIDIDAYERFLKKPERTEDYWKIRQSLYEAQKHTAALHVYTLSFQDAKSKPKVMIAGFPRDNKHYYTIGMDCLVPLDQVQQAFANKPYVTGKINDPHYGEYLSAGVPIHNKQGETIGFLSIDIETTTLDRIGATVIENSKPNFIISGLLVILLLIIFFIVQNWYKRELKSQIGETEETYHVEIHSLIQSVRSLRHDFANHIQVLNGLLKLGKQQEALEYSNLMREEAHAIYQLPSNTKNPALSVLFQTKYLKAQYHNIDIQFHNSSSPFDSIQSIDLVKILSNLIDNAIDATCELPHDLRKIDIFCEDNNESYVLQVTNTGPAISTERKEKIFVPGYSTKSKNAEQKIRGQGLYIVKDIVEKHHGKIEVESRKGQTTFIVKLPVKL
- a CDS encoding CAP domain-containing protein; protein product: MSLLPRVQNIVALLLVAGGFWYFYGETFNQVGIQGVVEEVRTDITEIKENPEVISAINKMSNEIQRLFGELIQSLPEKEVENQQVIDPPKLEAPSEQSFSVYNVEIGDTKEQVEQQVGTAKRSSLNEYGVDWVAYHENYQSFFMVAYDNENKVAGLYTNQDLVTTKMGISFTSSRDEVLTKMNEPLTSVQKGFVSYQVQNNEEYDIFQMDQNYVTIFYDKHEEETVTAIQIISEELEKQRENFYPVPSAQLKEGFEYQLFDLTNAARVTHGLSVLNWEEPVRETARDHSQDMADNNYFSHTNLNGQSPFDRMTEDNISYRMAGENLATGQISSIFAHEGLMNSLGHRKNILQTDFEGLGVGVAFSADSRPYYTENFLTK
- a CDS encoding nitroreductase family protein, which encodes MVNVSDIRKPNFEVSPQFINRWSPRSFLEREIPEDVLFSLFEAARWAPSASNIQPWRFIIARTKEDLEKFHSFILPGNLVWCQKAPVLAVIASQKTTERGFNSWHAFDSGTAWGHLSLEANAKGLITHAMGGFDKEKAREVLNVPEDIDLHAVIAIGYQGEKDALPENLQEREQPSGRRPLEELLFEGVFKNTENA
- a CDS encoding DUF4317 domain-containing protein, which encodes MNKKDIATIRKQFKLNNDLLKISDIFNVYIMKESSEIYHHQSQPFEMLDDDQKELFMSNFKKLLAGNLDEKLFELKFQRDATNSSQLILHQGLLSHDVEGWKEQMLQIVEKMLLTRQYEMDIVITFIRGEYLKPTKRRNEEAEESERDTVYSHPFILCSINNTQEPKKELLFDYVEREFKYNFVVDPIINLNAPMGGFLFPCFTDHAADVNHILYSSGRVHEPDHQFIEDVLNGEETMTAKDDKIVFEEIIKDVTGDQLNTSTLSNVYEEINRIIVENEEEEQPKLDSIDVARVLKMSGLEDVNTEKVESSFKKIIDDDKYEIKANSILPKFTSKSIKINTKIANISISPQDLRYVKQVQLSGKRYLMIEVEEDTVIEGFTMIPEAFVGNSEE